The genomic DNA TGGGCCTGGGCAACCCCGGGCCCACGTACGCCGCCCACCGGCACAACATCGGCCAGCAGGTCGTCGACCTGCTGGCCACCCGGGTGGGCGGGAAGATGAGGCCGCATCCACGTGGCCGCGCCGACGTCCTCGAAGGGCGCCTCGGCGGCGTTCCCGGCGTACGCGTCGTGCTGGCCCGGCCCCGCTCCTACATGAACGAGACAGGCGGCCCGGTGGCGAGCCTGGCCACCTTCTACAAGGTTCCGCCTGAGCGCGTGGTGGCCGTCCACGACGAGCTCGACATCCCCTTCGGCGCGCTGCGGCTCAAGCTCGGCGGCGGCGACAACGGCCACAACGGTCTCCGGTCGATCCGCCGCTCTCTCGGCACCGGCGACTTCCATCGCGTGCGGTGCGGCATCGGCCGCCCACCGGGGCGCCAGGACCCGGCGGACTTCGTGCTGTCCGGCTTCTCCGCGGCCGAGCGCAAGGAAGTCCCGCTGTTCGTCGACAACGCCGCCGACGCGGTCGAGGCGCTGGTGGCCGAGGGACTCGACCGTGCGCAGAACACCTGGCACGGCTGACCTTCTCGCCTGCGGGACGCGCTTCGTCGACCCCCGCGAGGGTTGACGACGACGTTCAGATCACGGTTCGATCTCGCATGCAACTTTCTCCGCCCTCGGGGAGTCGGTGGGTACGTAGGTGCCGGCTTCGCGCCCGGGGGGTGCGTGGAGCCGGCATTTTCATGTTTACCCTCCGGCCCACTGGGAACCCATTTTTGTCGGACACACAGCTTCGTTTGGCTGAGGCCGACAACGACCCCTGCCTATGGTGAATGAATTGGCCAGACGGGAGGGGCCACCGTGTTTCGAAAACTTTTTCTCGCAGTATTACTCGCGGTCGTGCTGATTGCTGGGGCCGCGTGTCAACCGGGCCAGAAGCCGGCACCAGGGGGCGGTGTCGTCAAGAGCACCTGCGGTGTGGGTACAAAGCTCACGCCGAAATGTGGTGCGTGGTGGGGGGTTGCCGCCAATCCTCTTGCCGGAGAAAGCTGGGACACGGCGCTGACGAATTTCGAGACCCAGATCCAGCGGCCGGTGAACATCGCGCACTACTACCACTCGTCCGGGCAGTTGTTCCCGACGTCGTCGGAGATAGCCCGGGCGAACCAGCCGGGCAAGGAACGCCTGCTGCTGATCAACTACAAGCCCGAGGGCGGGAAGACCTGGGCACAGGTGGCAGCGGGTGCGCAGGACGCCAGGCTGGACGCGCTGGCCGCGTACATCAAGGCCAACTTCAACAAGCCGTTCTTCCTCACGATCCACCATGAGCCGGAGGAAGAGGTCGTCCCGACGACGGGATCCGGTTACACCGCACAGGACTACCGTGCGATGTACCGGCACGTCGTGCAGCGGCTGCGTGCGAATGGTGCTACCCAGATCGTCACGGTGATGGACTACATCGGGTTGCCGAAGTGGGGAAGCCAGCCGTGGTTCGAAAGCCTGTACCCCGGCAACGACGTGGTCGACTGGATCGCCTACGACCCCTACATCTTCGGTAGCGGCTCATACTGGGGTCCCGTTTCCGATCTCTTCAATCGGAAATTCCCCGAGTACCCGAAGTGGCCCGGCTTCTACACCTGGGCGACACAGTTCGCACCCGGAAAGCCGTTGATGCTCGCCGAATGGGGAGTGGGGGAACAGCCGGGTAATCCGGCCGGTAAACCGGATTTCTTCAAAGCGCTGGGATCGCAGGCAAAGAACTGGCCGGCGGTGAAGGCGATGGTGTACTGGAACGCCGCGGCGGACCGCACGGTCGGAGCGACCCGTATCGACTCCACGACGGCGTCGTTGCAGGCGTATCGCACCACGGGGCTGATGCCGTACTTCAACCCCTAATGGGGTTCGACCGGCGTTTCGCGCCCAAGGCTAGGGCTGTTGGGCGTGAGGCTGGTCGCCGAGCCGCCGTCGGGTGAGCACTCTTCAGT from Actinopolymorpha sp. NPDC004070 includes the following:
- the pth gene encoding aminoacyl-tRNA hydrolase codes for the protein MSGSPWLVVGLGNPGPTYAAHRHNIGQQVVDLLATRVGGKMRPHPRGRADVLEGRLGGVPGVRVVLARPRSYMNETGGPVASLATFYKVPPERVVAVHDELDIPFGALRLKLGGGDNGHNGLRSIRRSLGTGDFHRVRCGIGRPPGRQDPADFVLSGFSAAERKEVPLFVDNAADAVEALVAEGLDRAQNTWHG